The Arachis ipaensis cultivar K30076 chromosome B07, Araip1.1, whole genome shotgun sequence genome includes a window with the following:
- the LOC107605854 gene encoding uncharacterized protein LOC107605854 isoform X1 → MISSSYLNSNNDSPFISGGSGGGGGSGRGRLSLIMAAVAAPSTPAVVFTALAGLALVAVIFYGASRGRLKSPWSRRRRKHALSPQQWKSLFTLDGKLRDGGIKFLKRVRSGGVDTSIRAEVWPFLLGVYDLDSTKEERDIIRTRNRKEYEKLRRRCRQLLKQCNESFKLNEIGEISYEGDGESLIQASGSPSSEDATSARQSLSSEERSPDVEYSDDPSSALLEGNDVNNVDAASDTDSTDSDSSDGPEVIQTSPSNEFQEDNTSKTASTEISSSQMNGPSRLPNNEDFATWQRIIRLDAVRANAEWIPFSPCQAVIPESRAIRSAEAVGLKEYGHLEPNRIFHAARLVAILEAYALYDPEIGYCQGMSDLLSPIVSVISEDHEAFWCFVGFMKKARQNFRLDEVGIRRQLDIVAKIIKFKDSHLFRHLEKLQADDCFFVYRMVVVLFRRELTFEQTLCLWEVMWADQAAIRAGIGKSAWSRIRQRAPPTDDLLLYAIAASVLQRRKLIIEKYSSMDEIIKECNGMAGHLDIWKLLDDAHNLVVTLHDKMKLETSFR, encoded by the exons atgaTCTCATCGAGTTACTTGAACAGCAACAACGACAGTCCCTTCATCTCCGGTGGCAGTGGCGGCGGTGGCGGCAGCGGCAGGGGCAGGCTATCGTTAATCATGGCTGCGGTGGCCGCGCCCTCCACTCCGGCGGTGGTGTTCACGGCCTTGGCTGGCCTCGCTCTCGTCGCTGTCATCTTCTACGGTGCTAGTAG AGGTCGTCTTAAATCACCATGGTCACGTAGGAGAAGAAAACATGCCCTTTCACCTCAGCAGTGGAAGAGCTTGTTTACACTGGACGGAAAACTCCGTGATGGTGGAATTAAGTTCCTGAAAAGAGTTCGCAGTGGA GGTGTTGATACTAGTATCAGGGCTGAAGTTTGGCCATTCCTACTTGGAGT TTATGACTTGGACAGTACCAAAGAAGAGAGAGATATCATAAGAACTCGAAATAG AAAGGAATATGAGAAACTCCGCAGGCGATGCCGCCAACTTCTAAAGCAATGCAATGAGAGCTTTAAGTTAAACGAAATTGGTGAAATAAGCTATGAAGGAGATGGTGAGAGTCTTATTCAAGCTTCTGGTTCTCCTAGTTCTGAAGATGCAACGAGTGCTAGGCAATCCCTTTCCAGTGAGGAAAGGAGCCCAGATGTTGAATATTCAGATGATCCGTCTAGTGCCCTGTTGGAAGGGAATGATGTCAACAACGTTGATGCAGCATCGGATACTGATTCTACTGATTCAGATTCCTCTGATGGTCCTGAGGTAATTCAGACTTCTCCTTCTAATGAATTTCAGGAGGATAACACTTCCAAGACAGCTTCTACAGAAATTTCTTCATCCCAAATGAATGGCCCATCAAGACTACCAAACAATGAAGATTTTGCCACTTGGCAACGGATCATCCGACTAGATGCAGTACGTGCCAATgcagaatggataccattttcACCTTGTCAAGCTGTTATACCAGAGAGCAGGGCAATCCGATCTGCTGAGGCTGTTGGATTGAAGGAATATGGGCACTTAGAACCCAATAGAATTTTCCATGCTGCCCGATTGGTTGCTATTCTTGAAGCATATGCATTATATGATCCAGAAATCGGCTACTGCCAGGGTATGAGCGATCTGCTGTCTCCAATAGTTAGTGTTATATCAGAAGATCACGAGGCCTTCTGGTGCTTTGTTGGATTCATGAAGAAGGCACGCCAGAACTTTAGGCTTGATGAGGTGGGTATCAGGAGGCAACTTGATATAGTAGCAAAGATAATCAAGTTCAAGGATTCTCACTTGTTCAGACATCTGGAGAAGCTTCAGGCCGATGATTGCTTTTTTGTGTACAGGATGGTGGTTGTGTTGTTTAGAAGGGAATTGACATTTGAACAGACTCTCTGCCTTTGGGAAGTAATGTGGGCAGATCAAGCAGCAATCAGGGCCGGCATTGGGAAATCAGCATGGAGCAGAATCAGGCAGCGTGCTCCACCAACAGATGATTTATTGCTGTATGCAATAGCGGCTTCAGTGTTGCAGAGGAGGAAATTGATTATTGAGAAGTATAGCAGCATGGATGAGATCATCAAGGAATGCAATGGTATGGCTGGACACCTTGATATTTGGAAGCTGCTGGATGATGCGCACAATTTGGTCGTCACTCTTCATGATAAAATGAAACTAGAGACATCATTTCGATGA
- the LOC107605854 gene encoding uncharacterized protein LOC107605854 isoform X2, translating into MNPLRRSNNSNSSSSNSSPSSSSSSSSSSSWIHLRSVLFVVTSSSPASCSTSDRGRLKSPWSRRRRKHALSPQQWKSLFTLDGKLRDGGIKFLKRVRSGGVDTSIRAEVWPFLLGVYDLDSTKEERDIIRTRNRKEYEKLRRRCRQLLKQCNESFKLNEIGEISYEGDGESLIQASGSPSSEDATSARQSLSSEERSPDVEYSDDPSSALLEGNDVNNVDAASDTDSTDSDSSDGPEVIQTSPSNEFQEDNTSKTASTEISSSQMNGPSRLPNNEDFATWQRIIRLDAVRANAEWIPFSPCQAVIPESRAIRSAEAVGLKEYGHLEPNRIFHAARLVAILEAYALYDPEIGYCQGMSDLLSPIVSVISEDHEAFWCFVGFMKKARQNFRLDEVGIRRQLDIVAKIIKFKDSHLFRHLEKLQADDCFFVYRMVVVLFRRELTFEQTLCLWEVMWADQAAIRAGIGKSAWSRIRQRAPPTDDLLLYAIAASVLQRRKLIIEKYSSMDEIIKECNGMAGHLDIWKLLDDAHNLVVTLHDKMKLETSFR; encoded by the exons ATGAATCCTCTTAGACGAAGTAACAATTCGAATTCTTCGTCTTCGAATTCCTCCCCTTCTTCATCATCGTCGTCGTCATCGTCTTCATCGTGGATCCATTTGCGTTCGGTTCTATTCGTTGTCACTTCTTCCTCACCAGCGTCTTGTTCCACCTCTGATCG AGGTCGTCTTAAATCACCATGGTCACGTAGGAGAAGAAAACATGCCCTTTCACCTCAGCAGTGGAAGAGCTTGTTTACACTGGACGGAAAACTCCGTGATGGTGGAATTAAGTTCCTGAAAAGAGTTCGCAGTGGA GGTGTTGATACTAGTATCAGGGCTGAAGTTTGGCCATTCCTACTTGGAGT TTATGACTTGGACAGTACCAAAGAAGAGAGAGATATCATAAGAACTCGAAATAG AAAGGAATATGAGAAACTCCGCAGGCGATGCCGCCAACTTCTAAAGCAATGCAATGAGAGCTTTAAGTTAAACGAAATTGGTGAAATAAGCTATGAAGGAGATGGTGAGAGTCTTATTCAAGCTTCTGGTTCTCCTAGTTCTGAAGATGCAACGAGTGCTAGGCAATCCCTTTCCAGTGAGGAAAGGAGCCCAGATGTTGAATATTCAGATGATCCGTCTAGTGCCCTGTTGGAAGGGAATGATGTCAACAACGTTGATGCAGCATCGGATACTGATTCTACTGATTCAGATTCCTCTGATGGTCCTGAGGTAATTCAGACTTCTCCTTCTAATGAATTTCAGGAGGATAACACTTCCAAGACAGCTTCTACAGAAATTTCTTCATCCCAAATGAATGGCCCATCAAGACTACCAAACAATGAAGATTTTGCCACTTGGCAACGGATCATCCGACTAGATGCAGTACGTGCCAATgcagaatggataccattttcACCTTGTCAAGCTGTTATACCAGAGAGCAGGGCAATCCGATCTGCTGAGGCTGTTGGATTGAAGGAATATGGGCACTTAGAACCCAATAGAATTTTCCATGCTGCCCGATTGGTTGCTATTCTTGAAGCATATGCATTATATGATCCAGAAATCGGCTACTGCCAGGGTATGAGCGATCTGCTGTCTCCAATAGTTAGTGTTATATCAGAAGATCACGAGGCCTTCTGGTGCTTTGTTGGATTCATGAAGAAGGCACGCCAGAACTTTAGGCTTGATGAGGTGGGTATCAGGAGGCAACTTGATATAGTAGCAAAGATAATCAAGTTCAAGGATTCTCACTTGTTCAGACATCTGGAGAAGCTTCAGGCCGATGATTGCTTTTTTGTGTACAGGATGGTGGTTGTGTTGTTTAGAAGGGAATTGACATTTGAACAGACTCTCTGCCTTTGGGAAGTAATGTGGGCAGATCAAGCAGCAATCAGGGCCGGCATTGGGAAATCAGCATGGAGCAGAATCAGGCAGCGTGCTCCACCAACAGATGATTTATTGCTGTATGCAATAGCGGCTTCAGTGTTGCAGAGGAGGAAATTGATTATTGAGAAGTATAGCAGCATGGATGAGATCATCAAGGAATGCAATGGTATGGCTGGACACCTTGATATTTGGAAGCTGCTGGATGATGCGCACAATTTGGTCGTCACTCTTCATGATAAAATGAAACTAGAGACATCATTTCGATGA